The genomic stretch TGAAGTGTTTGAATCCAACAATGAAATCTCAGGAAAATAGTCTTAAGCATGGGCCGCAATCTTGCCTGGGATACCAGTGCAGGACAAACATTAGGTGTCACATCATTAGAGCTGCAGAATTCCAGTCTGTGATTCCCTGTTAAATGTTTCACCCGTGTAGTAAAGAGAATGTTACAAGTTCAGGAATACAATTTCTTATTTCCATTTGTTTTGTTCAAAACTgagaaagttttgaaaaatctgTTCCGTGATCCATAAGAATCTTTCTTCTAAAAAAGATGAGATTTTGAGGGGAACAAAAATGTTGAGGCATGTCAAGAGCAATTTAGCAGAAAGGTATAAGCTCTCAGTTAAAATCCAGATATGttcctttctcaatttttttaacattccctaaaaataaataaataactgctCTCTTCCCTACCCATTCATTCTCATAATCTAAAGTAATCTCCTTGCCTTTCCTTTTTAACAgctaaaaacaaaccaaacacaacaaaaaagatGCTATCGATGAAGTAAGTATATCTATAGGGACTCCACTGCTAGAAGTCAAACCAACTCACCCGCATGAGCTGCTGGATAAATAGAGTAACATCTTTGCCAGCAATAGGGATTGACTTGATGCTGCTCCCGATAACATAACCATCTGCAACAGGCACAACATGAGCAGCACCATCTCCAACATCCACAACAACCCCTGTCATCTCACACTAACAATAACCATAGGTCAATCTCAAAGGAAAAGATCGTTATCACACAACTTAAGAGcaatatgaaaatgaaaacttCAATTTCAGTTGAAAACTAAAGGGAGGCAAAAGATACATAGTGCtacattcttaaaaaaaaaacacaaacaatgaTCTCTCTAACAGAACATACTGTGCTGCCGATTCGAGGCGCTTAACCTAGAGCAACATAAATTAGAACACAAGCTAgaatatgttttcaaatttagcTGCCAGAAATCATTAATATCAAAAGAGGAATATATGCCATCGACTTTTTTTGACCTACATACTTTTGTTTGACGATTAGTTCATGAAACAAACACAAGCACGCATGCATGATAGATTAGTACATTTTTCAAACAAGTCACCCCTAAAGTTTGATGACAGAGaaaaaacacacaagaaaaATTACTCGCGTTCAATTAGATAGCTTGAACATTCCACTAAACCAATTAACATCACATTACAATGAACTCACAAGCAACCTATAACATGTTTCACCCATTTGTCATTTCAAACCCTACTATGAAATCCCGAATCAAAATGCAGAaccctatattaaaaaaaaaataatgataataactcAAATACCAATATTTTCACTCTAACTCCAGCCTCCAATAAAATTTGCATGGttataaatgaacaaaaaatctCAGAAACCAACCTTGGATGTCGTGTAACCAGCTGCAAGAGCAAGCACAGAATTGACGGCAATATAAAGCCCAGGAACATTAAAGGTCTCGAACATAATCTCACCGGTATACTCACGACTCTCCGGTGCAGTAAGCGGGCTTTCAGTCAATAAAAAGTAATGATCCTCTGGATCGCAAcgcaaataattaaatatacacTGCTGCCAGTACCTTTCCATGGCGTCCCAGTTATCAACTTGACCATGTTTGATTGGATAGCTAAGACTATAAGTATTACTAGATCTCGATTTGGCAAGCGCCTCCTCTCCTATAAAGAAATCTAGATCGGCCATAACCCCTGCACTGTGCTGCGCTTGCCAATTCGCTTTCGAAGAAGAAGTTCGAGATTGATTTAGAAACGACTCGTTTACTGCTACTGCTGTTGGTAAAATAAAGCACGGCTCTACATTTCCCGCAAAACCCATCTTAGTATACCTGcaaaacaacaacacaacaaaaagttaagaaaaaaaaagtaaaaaacaaatcgaggcattttatcaaacaccttgAGCGCGTACAGAAAGAGGAAACAAGAGAAAATACCCGGTACCGTAGTCGATGACGACGGCAGGACGAGATGTGGGGTCCATGGGAGATAGAGAAGGAATAGGGGTGAAGGTGGAGA from Populus alba chromosome 8, ASM523922v2, whole genome shotgun sequence encodes the following:
- the LOC118053797 gene encoding actin-related protein 3, with product MDPTSRPAVVIDYGTGYTKMGFAGNVEPCFILPTAVAVNESFLNQSRTSSSKANWQAQHSAGVMADLDFFIGEEALAKSRSSNTYSLSYPIKHGQVDNWDAMERYWQQCIFNYLRCDPEDHYFLLTESPLTAPESREYTGEIMFETFNVPGLYIAVNSVLALAAGYTTSKCEMTGVVVDVGDGAAHVVPVADGYVIGSSIKSIPIAGKDVTLFIQQLMRERGENVPPEDSFEVARKVKETHCYTCSDIVKEFNKHDKEPAKYIKHWRGIKPKTGAPYSCDIGYERFLGPEVFFNPEIYSSDFTTPLPAVIDKCIQSAPIDTRRALYKNIVLSGGSTMFKDFGRRLQRDLKKIVDTRVLTSEARLGGKIKSQPVEVNVVSHPIQRFAVWFGGSVLASTPEFFAACHTKAEYEEYGASICRTNPVFKGMY